The following proteins are encoded in a genomic region of Tenacibaculum sp. 190524A05c:
- a CDS encoding CBS domain-containing protein, translating into MGIKSFQGRRTMTSVKPSEPILVSDYMTKNLITFKENQPIEDVIETLIKNRISGGPVVNSNNELIGIISEGDCMKQISESRYYNLPIDQNNTVQKAMVKEVETIDGNMNIFDAANKFLESKRRRFPIVENGKLVGQISQKDILKAALKMKGNSWK; encoded by the coding sequence ATGGGAATCAAAAGCTTTCAAGGCAGGAGAACAATGACCAGTGTTAAACCCTCAGAACCTATTTTGGTTTCAGATTATATGACCAAAAATTTAATTACGTTTAAGGAAAATCAACCTATTGAAGATGTAATTGAAACTTTGATTAAAAATAGAATATCTGGAGGACCAGTTGTGAACAGTAACAATGAATTAATTGGTATAATTTCCGAAGGAGATTGTATGAAACAAATCTCAGAAAGTAGATATTATAATCTACCAATAGACCAAAACAATACAGTTCAAAAAGCGATGGTTAAAGAGGTTGAAACTATTGATGGTAACATGAATATTTTTGATGCGGCCAATAAGTTCTTAGAATCTAAACGACGCAGGTTTCCGATTGTTGAGAATGGAAAACTGGTCGGTCAAATTAGTCAGAAAGATATACTAAAAGCTGCGCTAAAAATGAAAGGTAATTCCTGGAAATAG
- a CDS encoding single-stranded DNA-binding protein, with product MNALKNRVQLIGNLGNKPELIILESGKKLTKFSVATNETYKNAKGEKVTETQWHNIIAWNKTAEIIESYLDKGSEVMIEGKLTSRSYENENGEKRYITEVVCNEILMLGNK from the coding sequence ATGAACGCATTAAAAAACAGAGTACAGTTAATTGGGAACTTAGGTAATAAACCAGAACTAATTATTTTAGAGTCAGGAAAAAAACTGACAAAATTTTCAGTAGCTACGAATGAAACGTACAAAAACGCGAAAGGTGAAAAGGTAACCGAAACACAATGGCATAATATTATTGCTTGGAATAAAACAGCAGAAATTATAGAAAGCTATTTAGATAAAGGAAGTGAAGTTATGATAGAAGGAAAATTAACTTCGAGAAGCTACGAAAATGAAAACGGAGAAAAAAGATATATCACAGAAGTAGTATGTAACGAAATACTAATGTTAGGAAATAAGTAG
- a CDS encoding GIDE domain-containing protein, with amino-acid sequence MEIFFIVIPVVLLIFYGLYHFNEKQVIIRTLRKLPSSGISGIRTNQLTKITGKALHVTEPLIAPFSKRECIFYRIKIEEKRSNGNSHHWATLVKEERFQPFFVKKNGEYVIVNPSREPVNYKAHLVIDEKVSSGTFKESTPEFEQLLRAYNVKSKGFFGFKKNIRYREAIIEIGEEVTVAGIAKWKNLQEPIEGYSYSKIASLESDNKHKIIITDLPKERVNPKV; translated from the coding sequence ATGGAAATCTTCTTTATCGTAATACCAGTTGTACTTCTTATTTTTTATGGATTGTATCATTTTAATGAAAAACAGGTAATTATCCGAACTTTAAGGAAACTACCTAGTTCAGGCATTAGTGGAATTCGTACAAATCAATTGACTAAGATTACAGGTAAAGCATTGCACGTTACTGAGCCATTAATTGCACCTTTTAGTAAAAGAGAATGTATTTTTTATAGAATAAAAATAGAGGAAAAAAGAAGTAACGGTAACAGTCATCATTGGGCTACTTTAGTCAAAGAAGAACGGTTTCAACCTTTCTTTGTTAAAAAAAACGGCGAGTATGTGATTGTAAACCCATCAAGAGAACCTGTTAATTATAAAGCTCATTTAGTTATTGATGAAAAAGTTTCATCTGGAACCTTTAAAGAAAGTACACCAGAATTTGAGCAGTTATTAAGAGCATATAATGTAAAAAGTAAAGGATTCTTCGGTTTCAAGAAAAACATCCGTTATCGAGAAGCAATAATAGAAATTGGTGAAGAAGTAACCGTTGCAGGAATTGCAAAGTGGAAAAATCTTCAAGAACCTATAGAAGGTTATTCCTATTCTAAAATTGCATCTTTAGAAAGCGATAACAAACATAAAATTATAATAACGGATTTACCAAAAGAAAGAGTGAATCCAAAAGTGTAA